TTGATGCTCAAGTCGATACTGAATGTAAACTATCTGGTAGTGACTACGACTCGACTCCTCTGCTTTTAGCTGCTAGTAGCAAACGTATAGATATAGTAGACCTTCTGCTTAAAGCCGGTGCTAAGACTGACATTAAACCCTCTTCTTACGCTTCAACTGAAGATTTTATTCAATGGGCAATAATCCGGGGTGATATACGTTTAATACAATGTCTCCTTTCTCATAATTTAAAACTAAAAGATTTAGGTTATGGTTATCCAAGGGTAGCGCAAGCAAAAAATTTACAAGATGCCCTTAACAAGGCTGTTAAAGATAACGATTTTATGTCTTTATTAAAATGCTTAAGTCAAAAAGAAATGTATATAAATAACACTGCTCGAGATTTTATTTATAAAAAACTTGTTGAGTGTATAGAACAGGATAATATTGTAAATTTAAGAGCTTTGCTTCTGCAAGGGTGTTTTAAATATATTACAAGTGTCTCTGATGCACAGTGTAATACGCTTTTACATAGAGCAGTGCAATGTGGTAGTAAACGGTGTATTGCATATTTGGTTTCACTTTTTCATAAGGTTAAAGGTCTGGATAGGCTTTTATGTAAAAGAAATCAAGATGATCTTACCCCTATAGAATTAGCTGTAAATAATCAAGAGGTCCTTAAACTACTTTTAGACCTGCAAACAGATGTACCCGAGCTTGATTTAGCTATACCTACCAAAAGCTGGTGTACTATTTCTTAATTATATCTCTTAATTTTATTTTATAATCTAAAGATTCTTTCGTTAAATTATTTTTATCAAGATAAGATTTCCTAGAATTTATCCAAAGAATTGGTTGCATCTATAGCTATAACTTTAACGTTATTAAGTATTTGCTTACACCATTTATGGTGCCACCAGTACCAGCTGCTGCAAAAAAATGAGTAATTTTGCCTTCAGTTTGGCGCCAAATTTCAGGACCTAATAAACTATAATGTGCTCGTGTATTTGATATAAAGATTGTATAAAAAATATTAGTAAAAATAAATTAAA
Above is a window of Candidatus Dependentiae bacterium DNA encoding:
- a CDS encoding ankyrin repeat domain-containing protein, which gives rise to MKSFLLTLFLSVLTLPFVGAMNQFPRNVMLSDQQQYSIAVSEQEFKESRERLDLFNKLWNQTNGDGITDLCYSQALYAAIHLRDTLLAEKIISNCSTATLNLYVHSSSPSVHICGMTPLLKAVQLGNKKVVQLLLDAQVDTECKLSGSDYDSTPLLLAASSKRIDIVDLLLKAGAKTDIKPSSYASTEDFIQWAIIRGDIRLIQCLLSHNLKLKDLGYGYPRVAQAKNLQDALNKAVKDNDFMSLLKCLSQKEMYINNTARDFIYKKLVECIEQDNIVNLRALLLQGCFKYITSVSDAQCNTLLHRAVQCGSKRCIAYLVSLFHKVKGLDRLLCKRNQDDLTPIELAVNNQEVLKLLLDLQTDVPELDLAIPTKSWCTIS